One Oryzomonas sagensis DNA segment encodes these proteins:
- a CDS encoding mannose-1-phosphate guanyltransferase, producing the protein MKAVIMAGGFGTRIQPLTSSIPKPMIPLFNRPIMLHIVELLKKHDITDLVMLLYHQPFVIKNFFRDGADFGVKITYVTPLQDMGTAGAVKAAEKYLDERFLVISGDLLTDFNLKKVIDFHVDSKAKATITLTSVKDPLQFGVVITDKEKRITQFLEKPGWGEVISDTINTGIYVLEPEILASIPDGENFDFSQDLFPAMLKNREALFGYPAKGYWRDIGNTDSYREAYHDIFKGRINLKIDEPKQDFLGKDLRIGADVTLEYPTGLEGTVVIGDNTQVLGDVRIKDSVIGRNCTIEAGVKLNRCVLWDNSYVKKGARITDSVICSNVRVGQGAVLEEGVIVADETSIGDEAVIKSDVKIWPRKMIEAGATVTANLIWGEKWKKALFEGAMIKGLSNVELTPEFVAKLGCAYGTTLPKGSYVLGGRDCNLSSRMLKRCFVGGILSAGVNVRDMKMTPLPILRYKLKTFGEVGGFYLRQALDDPAALEIVFLDGDGLDFSSGMAKNVERIYYKENFRRAHHSEPGAIIEINNVVEFYREGFLRAIDKEALKKAAWTVVVDFNFSPASQILPLILNELGCNVIALNAYVDEGRGSKKALDKQAGLNRLSKIVASLGAQAGFWLDPTAEALVLLDGSGRIFDGVELLSLVTALFLRTGQKGVIAVPVHAPSTIEQMANQKRCQVTRTKSSDRAMLEAASSSEVILAGTIDGRFAFPRFQASFDGMFAIAKLVELGAAGAIPFSSALAEVPASVFLQTSVPCAWEMKGGIMRKMSEDSLDKEATFIDGIKVHFGDEWVLVLPDQHTPYAHIVAEAKDQKAAQRLLSEYQKKVEGWKKELE; encoded by the coding sequence ATGAAAGCCGTCATCATGGCCGGCGGATTCGGAACCCGCATCCAGCCGCTCACCAGCAGCATTCCGAAGCCGATGATCCCCCTCTTCAACCGCCCGATCATGCTGCATATCGTGGAATTGCTCAAAAAACACGATATCACCGATCTGGTGATGCTGCTCTACCATCAGCCGTTCGTCATCAAGAACTTCTTCCGCGACGGTGCCGATTTCGGGGTCAAGATCACCTATGTGACCCCCCTGCAGGATATGGGCACGGCCGGAGCGGTCAAGGCGGCCGAGAAGTACCTGGACGAGCGGTTCCTGGTCATCAGCGGCGACCTGCTGACGGACTTCAACCTCAAGAAGGTCATCGATTTCCACGTCGACAGCAAGGCCAAGGCCACCATCACCCTCACCTCGGTCAAAGATCCGCTCCAGTTCGGGGTGGTCATCACCGACAAGGAAAAACGCATCACCCAGTTTCTGGAAAAGCCGGGGTGGGGCGAGGTCATCTCCGACACCATCAACACCGGCATCTACGTGTTGGAACCGGAGATCCTGGCAAGCATCCCCGACGGGGAAAATTTCGATTTTTCCCAGGACCTCTTCCCGGCCATGCTGAAGAACAGGGAGGCCCTGTTCGGCTATCCGGCCAAGGGGTACTGGCGCGACATCGGCAACACCGACTCCTACCGCGAGGCCTATCACGACATCTTCAAGGGCAGGATCAACCTGAAAATCGACGAGCCCAAGCAGGATTTCCTGGGCAAGGACCTGCGCATCGGCGCCGACGTGACCCTGGAGTACCCCACCGGCCTCGAAGGGACGGTGGTCATCGGCGACAACACCCAGGTTCTCGGCGATGTGCGGATCAAGGATTCGGTCATCGGCCGCAACTGCACCATCGAGGCCGGGGTCAAGCTCAACCGCTGCGTGCTCTGGGACAACTCCTACGTCAAGAAGGGGGCCAGGATCACCGACAGTGTGATCTGCTCAAATGTTCGCGTCGGTCAGGGGGCCGTACTGGAGGAGGGGGTCATCGTTGCCGATGAGACCTCCATCGGCGACGAGGCGGTCATCAAGAGCGACGTCAAGATCTGGCCGCGCAAGATGATCGAGGCCGGCGCCACCGTCACCGCCAACCTGATCTGGGGCGAGAAGTGGAAAAAGGCGCTCTTCGAAGGGGCCATGATCAAAGGCCTCTCCAACGTGGAACTGACGCCCGAATTCGTGGCAAAACTGGGTTGCGCCTACGGCACGACCCTGCCCAAGGGGAGCTACGTCCTGGGGGGCCGCGATTGCAACCTCTCCTCGCGCATGCTCAAGCGCTGCTTCGTGGGGGGCATCCTCTCGGCGGGGGTCAATGTGCGCGACATGAAGATGACCCCCCTGCCGATCCTGCGCTACAAGCTGAAGACCTTCGGCGAGGTGGGGGGATTCTACCTGCGCCAGGCGCTGGATGACCCGGCCGCCCTGGAGATCGTCTTCCTGGACGGGGACGGCCTGGATTTTTCCAGCGGCATGGCCAAGAACGTGGAACGCATCTACTACAAGGAGAACTTCCGCCGCGCCCACCACAGCGAGCCGGGCGCCATCATCGAAATCAACAACGTGGTCGAGTTCTACCGCGAGGGTTTCCTGCGGGCCATCGACAAGGAGGCGCTCAAAAAAGCGGCCTGGACCGTGGTGGTGGACTTCAACTTTTCGCCTGCCAGCCAGATCCTGCCCCTGATCCTCAACGAACTGGGGTGCAACGTGATCGCCCTGAACGCCTATGTGGACGAGGGGCGGGGCAGTAAAAAGGCCCTGGACAAGCAGGCGGGCTTGAATCGACTCTCCAAGATCGTCGCCTCGCTGGGGGCCCAGGCCGGATTCTGGCTCGACCCCACCGCCGAGGCTCTCGTCCTTTTGGACGGGAGCGGCCGCATCTTCGACGGCGTGGAACTGCTCTCCCTGGTGACTGCGCTCTTTCTGAGGACCGGCCAGAAAGGGGTCATCGCCGTACCGGTACACGCCCCCTCCACCATCGAACAGATGGCCAACCAGAAGCGCTGCCAGGTCACCCGCACCAAAAGCAGCGACCGCGCCATGCTGGAGGCGGCCAGTTCCTCCGAGGTGATCCTGGCCGGCACCATTGACGGCCGCTTTGCCTTTCCCCGTTTCCAAGCATCCTTCGACGGCATGTTCGCCATCGCCAAGCTGGTGGAACTGGGCGCTGCCGGCGCTATCCCCTTCTCCAGCGCCCTTGCGGAAGTGCCGGCGAGCGTATTCCTTCAGACCAGCGTGCCCTGCGCCTGGGAGATGAAGGGTGGCATCATGCGCAAGATGAGCGAAGACAGCCTGGACAAGGAAGCGACCTTCATCGACGGCATAAAGGTGCACTTCGGCGACGAGTGGGTGCTGGTGCTGCCGGACCAGCACACCCCCTACGCCCACATCGTGGCCGAAGCCAAGGACCAGAAAGCGGCCCAGAGGCTGTTGTCGGAATACCAGAAAAAGGTGGAGGGGTGGAAGAAGGAGTTGGAATGA
- a CDS encoding DUF3426 domain-containing protein produces MIIQCEQCSTKFRLDDAKIKDKGVKVRCAKCRHVFTVTKQQDLESPDEIPAGFGLPSAPGPDEAPAHDAVAQSGALPSHPFAAGSPGDDVSFASPAIEPPPAPTGEVDFGFSFSDEAPGVSADHEEAPAPANEADFSDFDFGDVAAAKEQVSASPALDFSGDGRHSADPAPDAAGFDFGDGNLFGDAVAAPAPEEPAEPISFDFSAEAFADSLGASEEAPGGGGTVSGIAAAQTDEPFSLGEIDFGDELTSVAVQHVNPEELKPAQELLFAPLAEAQEKKGSDVGEGPDAAAFFTTQQEELPPLSISSRRKQSPVFMGVAAALVVAVVALLGYAGYSMFGGEKVAKESGRISVRGINAAFVKNSAAGELVVISGEAVNEFGGPRAAIQVKGMIYGPNGQVLASKSAFCGNPLTREQLAGMPLDKIEAAMANQFGDSLDNLEVQPGKAIPFVIVIAKPPADARDYGVQPAGSTVATGKQP; encoded by the coding sequence ATGATTATCCAGTGTGAACAGTGCTCCACGAAATTCAGGCTCGACGATGCCAAGATCAAGGACAAGGGCGTCAAGGTCCGCTGTGCCAAGTGCCGGCACGTATTCACCGTCACGAAACAGCAGGATCTGGAGTCCCCGGACGAAATCCCGGCCGGCTTTGGGCTGCCGTCTGCGCCTGGCCCGGATGAGGCTCCGGCTCATGATGCCGTTGCCCAGAGTGGGGCGCTGCCGAGCCATCCGTTTGCCGCAGGGAGTCCGGGTGATGACGTGTCATTCGCTTCGCCGGCGATAGAGCCGCCCCCGGCTCCGACAGGGGAGGTTGATTTCGGTTTTTCCTTTTCCGATGAGGCGCCGGGTGTTTCTGCAGACCATGAGGAAGCCCCGGCTCCCGCCAACGAGGCAGATTTTTCCGATTTCGATTTCGGCGATGTTGCAGCAGCCAAGGAGCAGGTGAGTGCATCGCCGGCCCTGGATTTCAGCGGAGACGGCCGCCATTCCGCGGACCCCGCCCCGGATGCCGCCGGTTTCGACTTCGGCGATGGGAATCTGTTCGGCGATGCGGTCGCAGCCCCTGCGCCCGAAGAACCTGCCGAGCCGATCTCCTTCGATTTTTCGGCCGAGGCGTTTGCCGATTCCCTGGGGGCGTCTGAAGAGGCGCCGGGAGGGGGGGGGACAGTGAGCGGCATCGCTGCGGCCCAGACCGACGAACCCTTCAGCCTGGGGGAAATCGACTTCGGCGACGAGTTGACCTCCGTAGCCGTGCAGCACGTCAACCCCGAGGAACTCAAGCCCGCCCAGGAACTGCTCTTTGCCCCCCTGGCGGAAGCGCAGGAAAAGAAGGGCTCCGACGTCGGGGAGGGGCCTGACGCCGCGGCCTTTTTTACCACACAGCAGGAAGAGCTGCCGCCGCTTTCCATCTCCTCGCGCCGCAAGCAGAGCCCCGTCTTCATGGGGGTGGCCGCCGCGCTCGTCGTGGCTGTCGTGGCGCTGTTGGGCTATGCCGGGTACTCGATGTTCGGCGGGGAGAAGGTGGCAAAGGAGAGCGGACGGATTTCGGTACGCGGGATAAATGCCGCTTTTGTCAAGAACAGCGCCGCCGGTGAGCTCGTCGTGATCAGCGGTGAGGCGGTCAACGAATTCGGGGGGCCGCGGGCCGCCATCCAGGTGAAGGGGATGATCTACGGTCCGAACGGGCAGGTGCTGGCAAGCAAGAGCGCCTTCTGCGGAAATCCCTTGACCAGGGAACAGTTGGCCGGTATGCCGCTGGACAAGATAGAGGCCGCCATGGCCAACCAGTTCGGCGATTCGCTGGACAATCTGGAGGTGCAGCCGGGGAAAGCGATCCCCTTTGTGATCGTGATCGCCAAGCCGCCAGCGGATGCCAGGGACTACGGCGTGCAGCCGGCCGGCTCCACGGTGGCTACGGGAAAACAACCCTAG
- a CDS encoding response regulator, whose amino-acid sequence MNRLLVVDDEANIRLLYAEELADEGYEVVTAAGTAEAVEKLQEGAFDLAVLDIKLKNESGIDLLQKLVKERHDMPVILCSAFSCYKDDFSAWLADGYVVKSGDLSELKQEIARVLAKKAQRQKAGL is encoded by the coding sequence ATGAACAGGCTACTTGTGGTGGATGACGAGGCCAACATCAGGCTTTTGTATGCCGAGGAGCTGGCGGACGAGGGGTATGAGGTGGTGACGGCGGCCGGGACCGCCGAGGCGGTGGAAAAGCTCCAGGAGGGTGCCTTCGACTTGGCGGTGCTGGACATAAAGCTCAAGAACGAGAGCGGCATCGACCTGCTGCAGAAGCTGGTCAAGGAGCGCCACGACATGCCGGTCATCCTCTGTTCGGCCTTCTCCTGCTACAAGGACGACTTCTCCGCGTGGCTGGCGGACGGTTATGTGGTCAAATCCGGCGACCTGAGCGAGTTGAAGCAGGAGATCGCCCGGGTCCTGGCCAAGAAGGCCCAACGGCAGAAGGCCGGCCTGTAA
- the cysS gene encoding cysteine--tRNA ligase: protein MALRVYNTLSGEKEVFIPLIPGRAGMYVCGVTVYDYCHIGHARANVVFDVIYRYLGYAGYDVTYVRNYTDIDDKIINRANREGVDYRTISDRYIQAFDEDMERLGLAKPTVEPKATDHIGGIIAIIEALIAKGHAYESEGDVYYAVETFPDYLKLSKRNLDEMKAGARVEVGDKKRHPMDFALWKDSKPGEPWWQSPWGKGRPGWHIECSAMSMEFLGMTFDFHGGGKDLIFPHHENEIAQSEAANGCQFVRYWLHNGFVNINSEKMSKSLGNFFTIRQVLEKFDPETLRFFILSAHYRSPIDFSDQNLDEAQAGLERIYSFLAALDDILLDNPAPPELPAGEAPADAGMELQDKLENLIPRFCEAMDDDFNTAQALGVLFDVVRAGNRFLAEMGAPDPAGLSLIARTRDRFAEVGQVLGLFGSRPAAWLEGIKSSKADQINISPAEIERLIVERAEARKAKNFKRSDEIRDLLLEKGVQLLDSAQGTTWKIR, encoded by the coding sequence ATGGCACTGCGCGTCTACAACACCCTTTCCGGTGAAAAGGAAGTTTTCATACCGCTCATACCCGGCAGGGCCGGGATGTACGTCTGCGGGGTAACGGTCTACGACTACTGCCACATCGGCCACGCCCGGGCCAATGTGGTCTTTGACGTGATCTACCGCTACCTGGGGTACGCAGGTTACGATGTCACCTATGTGCGCAACTATACCGACATCGACGACAAGATCATCAACCGCGCCAACCGGGAAGGGGTGGACTACCGCACCATCAGCGACCGCTACATCCAGGCATTCGACGAAGACATGGAGCGTCTGGGGCTGGCCAAGCCGACGGTGGAGCCCAAGGCCACCGACCACATCGGCGGCATCATCGCCATCATCGAGGCCCTGATCGCCAAGGGGCACGCCTATGAGTCTGAGGGGGACGTGTATTATGCCGTGGAGACCTTCCCCGACTACCTCAAGCTTTCCAAGCGCAACCTGGACGAGATGAAGGCCGGGGCGCGGGTGGAGGTGGGGGACAAAAAACGCCACCCCATGGATTTCGCCCTCTGGAAGGATTCCAAGCCCGGGGAACCGTGGTGGCAGTCGCCGTGGGGCAAGGGGCGCCCCGGCTGGCACATCGAGTGCTCGGCCATGAGCATGGAGTTCCTGGGCATGACCTTCGATTTTCACGGCGGCGGCAAAGACCTGATCTTCCCCCATCACGAAAACGAGATCGCCCAGTCCGAGGCGGCCAATGGCTGCCAGTTCGTCCGCTATTGGCTGCACAACGGCTTTGTCAACATCAACTCGGAGAAGATGAGCAAGTCCCTGGGCAACTTTTTCACCATCCGCCAGGTGCTGGAGAAGTTCGACCCGGAGACCCTGCGCTTCTTCATCCTCTCGGCCCATTACCGCTCGCCCATCGACTTCTCCGATCAGAACCTGGACGAGGCCCAGGCGGGCCTGGAACGGATCTATTCCTTTCTGGCGGCCCTGGACGACATCCTGCTTGACAACCCCGCCCCTCCCGAACTGCCGGCGGGAGAAGCGCCGGCCGATGCCGGAATGGAACTGCAGGACAAACTGGAAAACCTTATCCCCCGTTTCTGCGAAGCCATGGATGACGACTTCAACACCGCCCAGGCCCTGGGCGTGCTGTTCGATGTCGTGCGCGCCGGCAACCGGTTCCTGGCGGAGATGGGCGCCCCCGACCCGGCCGGCCTGTCGCTCATTGCCCGGACGCGCGACCGTTTTGCCGAGGTGGGGCAGGTGCTGGGCCTGTTCGGTAGTCGTCCGGCGGCGTGGCTGGAAGGGATCAAGAGTTCCAAGGCAGACCAGATCAACATCTCCCCGGCGGAGATCGAGCGGCTGATCGTCGAGCGGGCCGAGGCCCGCAAAGCCAAAAATTTCAAACGAAGCGACGAGATCCGCGACCTGCTGCTGGAAAAAGGGGTGCAATTGCTCGATTCCGCCCAGGGGACCACATGGAAAATACGGTAG
- a CDS encoding OmpA family protein, producing the protein MRRFIVSILLGTVIMSAHRDCLAALDFRAPRQAAAVTPSLSLTPVAGVVVFDGHSNLEASPSYGLRLGYDIIGRNAIDSLGIEAGLDVAMTRQKSTKDSVNVYLLRTEALYSLRPRERFVPSVAVGVGGMYVDGGNSGSSANAFFDYGASVKYFLRDYLALRLDLRHLFVYRDMAARSNFESTLGLSFLLGYDKSLKRVPPVDSDKDGVPDYLDKCPETPKGVKVDRDGCPMDSDGDGVPDYLDKCPGTPPGVKVDKDGCPLDSDGDGIPDYLDKCPGTAADVKVDKDGCPAKTTEQAETAAPAPAGQAPAGAITGEKTTTSLAAPAVAPPAAAVPRKGPQPAPGAAMTDCIAKLNGVTLLDSDCDGVPNYLDKCPGTPWGVPVDKDGCPLGSATTVPTAPAITAPAVAPPTVASPTVASPTVAAPTVAAPTVTAPVPPAAVVAAPPAPAPRPALAPVRSTPPVAAAPPAPAPQRPGPEPEPPEAAPILIEVPIKPFLPRKGMSSAGYFTAATDSCPATPDSRIVYDEKPLMKLVITFRVDKADINPKYYRKIKEIYEFMKKNPQVSAHVEGHADYTGPFDYNMTLSRVRAINIKNQILRNGDIDPERISINAYGCSIPVASNRTAEGRRKNRRGVTVITLTAQGPTVVK; encoded by the coding sequence TTGCGCAGGTTCATCGTATCCATACTCCTCGGCACCGTGATCATGTCCGCACACAGGGATTGCCTGGCTGCCCTGGATTTCCGCGCTCCACGCCAAGCCGCCGCCGTCACGCCTTCGCTCTCCCTCACCCCGGTTGCCGGCGTGGTCGTGTTCGACGGCCACAGCAACCTGGAGGCAAGCCCCAGCTACGGCCTCCGTCTGGGATACGACATCATCGGCCGCAACGCCATCGACAGCCTGGGGATCGAAGCCGGGCTCGATGTGGCCATGACCCGCCAGAAATCGACTAAGGACTCCGTCAATGTCTATCTCCTGCGCACCGAGGCGCTCTATTCCCTCCGGCCCAGGGAGCGATTCGTCCCCTCTGTTGCCGTCGGCGTCGGCGGCATGTACGTGGATGGCGGGAACAGCGGCTCGTCTGCAAACGCATTTTTCGACTACGGCGCCAGCGTCAAATACTTCCTCAGGGATTATCTGGCGCTGCGCCTGGACCTGCGCCACCTCTTCGTGTACCGGGACATGGCGGCCCGCAGCAACTTTGAATCGACCCTCGGCCTGTCGTTCCTCCTGGGCTACGACAAGTCGCTGAAACGGGTGCCGCCGGTGGATTCCGACAAAGACGGGGTGCCGGACTACCTGGACAAATGCCCGGAAACCCCCAAGGGGGTCAAGGTGGACCGGGACGGCTGCCCGATGGACAGCGACGGCGACGGCGTGCCCGACTATCTGGACAAATGCCCCGGAACGCCGCCAGGGGTCAAGGTCGATAAGGACGGCTGCCCGCTTGACAGCGACGGCGACGGTATCCCCGACTACCTGGACAAATGTCCCGGAACAGCGGCAGACGTCAAGGTCGACAAGGATGGTTGCCCGGCCAAAACGACGGAACAGGCCGAAACCGCCGCCCCCGCACCGGCCGGGCAAGCTCCGGCAGGGGCGATAACCGGGGAGAAAACAACGACCAGCCTCGCGGCACCTGCCGTCGCGCCGCCGGCCGCCGCCGTTCCCCGGAAGGGACCGCAGCCCGCCCCCGGGGCCGCCATGACGGATTGCATCGCCAAGCTCAATGGCGTAACCCTGCTGGATTCCGATTGCGACGGGGTCCCCAACTATCTCGACAAATGCCCCGGAACCCCCTGGGGGGTCCCGGTAGACAAGGATGGCTGCCCGCTGGGGAGCGCCACTACGGTGCCCACGGCTCCCGCAATTACCGCTCCGGCGGTTGCTCCTCCGACGGTTGCTTCCCCAACGGTTGCTTCCCCAACGGTTGCTGCTCCGACGGTTGCTGCTCCGACGGTTACCGCTCCGGTTCCTCCTGCTGCGGTAGTTGCCGCTCCGCCGGCTCCGGCGCCGCGGCCGGCCCTGGCGCCCGTACGGTCGACACCACCCGTGGCTGCCGCCCCCCCGGCGCCGGCACCCCAAAGGCCGGGACCGGAGCCCGAGCCCCCTGAGGCGGCGCCCATACTGATCGAGGTGCCCATCAAACCGTTCCTGCCGCGAAAAGGCATGTCCAGCGCAGGCTATTTTACCGCAGCCACGGACAGCTGCCCCGCGACCCCCGACAGCAGGATCGTTTACGACGAAAAGCCGCTGATGAAGCTTGTCATCACCTTCAGGGTGGACAAGGCCGACATCAACCCCAAATATTACCGGAAGATCAAGGAAATCTACGAATTTATGAAGAAGAACCCCCAGGTATCCGCCCATGTGGAAGGGCATGCCGATTACACGGGACCGTTCGATTACAATATGACCCTTTCCCGCGTCAGGGCCATCAATATCAAAAACCAGATACTGCGCAACGGGGACATCGATCCGGAAAGGATCAGCATCAACGCCTATGGCTGTTCCATCCCCGTCGCCAGCAACAGGACGGCCGAGGGACGCCGCAAAAACCGGCGGGGCGTGACCGTGATAACCCTCACGGCACAGGGCCCCACCGTGGTAAAGTAA
- a CDS encoding GAF domain-containing sensor histidine kinase encodes MVALGDCPNIHEGDEDLLESPRRRILEKCCDCPNFRRDLERFQSSGHPLGPVFSLIHDEYRRQKIHIQSLLSFLDSKSLEIRFFHELGSVLQSSVDLEEVLSVALTAITAGRGFGMNRAFLLMTDHKRDHLQGYLAIGPRNFEEAHQVWDEISHNDMDLQTLAQNFRKNKLSAERAKFHDILEQITVPLSNTTHILIKALDGKQPLLIEDAYHHPDVDPDFARLLGVDTFLLMPLVSRNRRVGMIIADNCITHRRITAEDMHSLETFTFPVAFAIERASLYERLQEELSRVTEAHTKLQEQQELIVRMEKMALVGRITSSIAHSIRNPLMVIGGFARSILKNTPDGDPKRNFIESIVGEARQLEGVLDEILNYSDSLYPTRDFWDANQLVETALRESAAALRTRGYESTFSAGSELPPAYIDFKQVSYCLRTILQCDLNGTGHPRAMDIDTHREADAVIIRIRDHGRYLPQEELDAIMMPFSSTQEMGAGLGLALCKTILEKQGIPLNAQSVPEDGIFFTIALPIRKEEQ; translated from the coding sequence GTGGTTGCATTGGGTGATTGCCCGAACATCCATGAAGGCGATGAAGACCTGCTGGAATCCCCGCGGCGGCGTATCCTGGAGAAATGCTGCGACTGCCCCAACTTCAGGCGCGACCTGGAACGTTTTCAGAGCAGCGGTCACCCCTTGGGGCCGGTTTTTTCCCTGATCCACGACGAATACCGCCGGCAGAAGATCCATATCCAGTCCCTGCTCAGCTTCCTGGACAGCAAGAGCCTCGAAATCCGCTTCTTCCACGAACTGGGGTCCGTCCTGCAGAGTTCCGTAGACCTGGAGGAGGTGCTGTCGGTGGCCCTGACAGCCATCACCGCCGGAAGGGGTTTCGGCATGAACCGGGCTTTCCTGCTGATGACCGACCACAAGCGGGACCATCTCCAGGGATACCTGGCCATCGGACCGCGCAACTTCGAAGAGGCCCACCAGGTCTGGGACGAGATAAGCCACAACGACATGGACCTGCAGACCCTGGCCCAGAACTTCCGCAAAAACAAGCTCTCCGCCGAGCGGGCCAAATTCCACGACATCCTGGAACAGATCACGGTTCCGCTCTCCAACACCACCCATATCCTCATCAAGGCCCTGGACGGGAAACAGCCGCTCCTGATCGAGGACGCCTACCACCACCCCGACGTGGACCCGGATTTTGCCCGTTTGCTGGGGGTGGACACCTTTCTGCTCATGCCGCTCGTCTCCCGCAATCGCCGGGTGGGCATGATCATCGCCGACAACTGCATCACCCATCGCCGCATCACCGCGGAAGACATGCATTCCCTCGAGACCTTCACCTTTCCCGTGGCCTTCGCCATCGAGCGGGCCTCCCTCTACGAACGGCTCCAGGAGGAACTCAGCCGGGTCACGGAAGCCCATACCAAGCTGCAGGAGCAGCAGGAGTTGATCGTCAGGATGGAAAAGATGGCCCTCGTCGGCCGGATCACCTCCAGCATCGCCCATTCCATCCGCAACCCCCTGATGGTCATCGGCGGGTTTGCCCGTTCCATATTGAAAAACACCCCTGACGGCGATCCCAAGCGCAACTTCATCGAATCCATCGTCGGCGAGGCCCGCCAACTGGAGGGGGTCCTGGATGAAATCCTCAACTACTCCGACTCCCTCTACCCGACCAGGGATTTCTGGGACGCGAACCAACTGGTGGAGACCGCGCTCCGCGAATCGGCCGCTGCGTTGCGCACCCGGGGCTACGAGAGCACGTTCTCGGCAGGAAGCGAACTGCCGCCGGCCTATATCGATTTCAAGCAGGTGTCCTACTGCCTGCGCACCATTCTCCAATGTGATCTGAACGGCACCGGACACCCGCGGGCCATGGACATCGACACCCATCGGGAAGCAGATGCCGTCATCATCCGTATCCGGGACCACGGCCGGTATCTCCCCCAGGAGGAGTTGGATGCCATCATGATGCCGTTTTCATCCACCCAGGAGATGGGGGCCGGCCTGGGGCTGGCCCTGTGCAAGACCATACTGGAGAAGCAGGGAATCCCCCTGAATGCGCAATCAGTGCCCGAAGACGGCATTTTTTTCACGATAGCACTTCCCATCCGGAAGGAGGAGCAGTAA